A stretch of Saccharothrix texasensis DNA encodes these proteins:
- the ribH gene encoding 6,7-dimethyl-8-ribityllumazine synthase, translating into MSGEGRPEDVVPDAAGLTLGVVATRWHTKITDNLVERALAAAARAGVASPTVVRVAGAVELPVVAQELARTHDAVVALGVVIRGGTPHFEYVCDALTAGLTRVALDESTPVGNGVLTTDDEDQALARAGFPDSAEDKGFEACVAALGTALVLRGLRAGS; encoded by the coding sequence CGGCGAAGGGCGACCCGAGGACGTCGTCCCCGACGCGGCGGGGCTGACGCTGGGCGTCGTGGCCACCCGCTGGCACACGAAGATCACCGACAACCTGGTCGAGCGGGCGTTGGCCGCGGCGGCGCGGGCCGGCGTCGCGTCGCCGACGGTGGTGCGGGTGGCGGGCGCGGTGGAGCTGCCGGTGGTGGCGCAGGAACTGGCCCGCACGCACGACGCGGTGGTGGCGTTGGGCGTGGTGATCCGGGGTGGCACGCCGCACTTCGAGTACGTGTGCGACGCCCTGACCGCCGGTCTGACCCGGGTGGCGCTGGACGAGTCCACGCCGGTCGGCAACGGTGTGCTGACCACCGACGACGAGGACCAGGCGCTGGCCCGCGCCGGGTTCCCGGACTCGGCGGAGGACAAGGGCTTCGAGGCGTGCGTGGCGGCGCTGGGCACGGCGCTCGTGCTGCGCGGGCTGCGAGCGGGCTCGTGA
- a CDS encoding PH domain-containing protein: MTADVIEFRPKRIRVVAWVSAVFLVAVFTVVGLLLGDTPTGVIFRTSDQVAMVFLGVLLACGMLLLARPRVRADAEGVEVRNVVTVHRFAWPEVLHVSFPDGASWARLELPDDEYVSIMAVQAVDRDHAVAAVRALRDLHKAATT, translated from the coding sequence GTGACCGCCGACGTGATCGAGTTCCGCCCGAAGAGGATCCGCGTGGTCGCGTGGGTCAGCGCGGTGTTCCTGGTCGCCGTGTTCACCGTGGTCGGGTTGCTGCTGGGCGACACGCCGACCGGCGTGATCTTCCGGACGTCCGACCAGGTGGCGATGGTCTTCCTGGGCGTGCTGCTGGCGTGCGGCATGTTGCTGCTGGCCAGGCCGCGGGTGCGGGCCGACGCCGAGGGCGTCGAGGTGCGCAACGTGGTGACGGTGCACCGCTTCGCCTGGCCGGAGGTGCTGCACGTGTCGTTCCCGGACGGCGCGTCGTGGGCGCGGCTGGAGCTGCCGGACGACGAGTACGTGTCGATCATGGCCGTCCAGGCGGTGGACCGGGACCACGCCGTCGCCGCCGTCCGCGCCCTGCGCGACCTGCACAAAGCCGCCACCACCTGA
- a CDS encoding M28 family peptidase, with protein sequence MRRRSLLTGAAAVAGAVTLGLNPAARAQRPGASDAPDLSLGDYPVVGRVRARKAMEHLRVLSERIGQRIGGTESEHRARDYVASVLRDLRYQVTSQPFAVPDKYLSTLTVGPDTWQAGASRFGALGVTASGPVVDLDNGASLPADLTGKVALLVNVPTGSTAVLDAARLGAAAVLVGRVSTPPAGKTGAFSPALTATVAVPVLGVAQVHVERLRAAGAVTVTVSTTHLAGLTSYNVLAERPATFPGRDNGVVMVTAHYDSVPGSPGANDDGSGTVLTLELARVLRHLPTHRALRFALWGSEEQGLLGSRHYVNQLADADAARIAGVFQNDMVATSHGPATAYWLLSVDGGDNATTAQVAAAAARLGYGAQAHGPVPRGSSDHVPFHERGIAAANFSWRGEGGPHELEPLYHTPEDTIAQNVSPDRLQISLELIGAAAYRLARTRA encoded by the coding sequence ATGCGCAGACGTTCACTCCTGACCGGTGCCGCGGCCGTGGCGGGCGCGGTGACGCTCGGCTTGAACCCGGCGGCACGGGCGCAGCGGCCCGGCGCGTCCGACGCGCCCGACCTGTCCCTCGGCGACTACCCGGTGGTGGGTCGGGTGCGGGCGCGCAAGGCGATGGAGCACCTGCGCGTGCTCAGCGAGCGGATCGGGCAGCGCATCGGCGGCACGGAGTCCGAGCACCGGGCCCGCGACTACGTCGCCTCCGTGCTGCGCGACCTGCGCTACCAGGTGACGTCGCAGCCGTTCGCGGTGCCGGACAAGTACCTGTCCACGCTGACCGTCGGGCCGGACACGTGGCAGGCGGGCGCGTCGCGCTTCGGCGCGCTGGGCGTGACCGCGAGCGGCCCGGTGGTGGACCTGGACAACGGCGCGTCCCTGCCCGCCGACCTGACCGGGAAGGTCGCGCTGCTGGTCAACGTGCCGACCGGTTCCACGGCGGTGCTGGACGCGGCACGGCTGGGCGCGGCGGCCGTGCTGGTCGGCCGGGTGTCGACGCCGCCGGCGGGCAAGACCGGCGCGTTCTCCCCGGCGTTGACCGCGACCGTCGCCGTGCCGGTGCTGGGCGTCGCGCAGGTGCACGTGGAGCGGCTGCGGGCGGCGGGCGCCGTCACGGTGACCGTGTCCACCACCCACCTCGCGGGCCTGACCTCCTACAACGTGCTCGCCGAACGGCCGGCGACGTTCCCCGGCCGGGACAACGGCGTGGTCATGGTGACCGCGCACTACGACAGCGTGCCCGGCTCGCCCGGCGCGAACGACGACGGCAGCGGCACGGTGCTGACCCTCGAGCTGGCCCGGGTGCTGCGCCACCTGCCGACCCACCGGGCGCTGCGGTTCGCGCTGTGGGGCTCGGAGGAGCAGGGCCTGCTCGGGTCCCGCCACTACGTGAACCAGCTGGCCGACGCGGACGCGGCGCGCATCGCGGGCGTCTTCCAGAACGACATGGTCGCCACCAGCCACGGCCCGGCCACCGCGTACTGGCTGCTCTCGGTGGACGGCGGCGACAACGCGACCACCGCGCAGGTCGCCGCCGCCGCGGCACGCCTGGGCTACGGCGCGCAGGCGCACGGCCCGGTGCCGCGGGGCAGCAGCGACCACGTGCCGTTCCACGAGCGGGGGATCGCGGCGGCGAACTTCAGCTGGCGCGGCGAGGGCGGCCCGCACGAGCTGGAACCGCTCTACCACACCCCCGAGGACACGATCGCGCAGAACGTGAGCCCGGACCGCCTGCAGATCTCGTTGGAGCTGATCGGCGCCGCCGCCTACCGCCTGGCCCGCACCCGGGCCTGA
- a CDS encoding helix-turn-helix transcriptional regulator, whose protein sequence is MLETSARLLKLLSLLQVRRDWTGADLAHRLGVDVRTVRRDVDKLRTLGYPVNAAPGVSGGYQLGAGAELPPLLLDDDEAVAVAVGLRTAANGSVAGIEETSVRALAKLEQVLPSRLRRRVNALQAHTIALPTRGAQVDSATLTAIAIACRDHQRLRFPYAGRDGGTKRHVEPLGLAHTGRRWYLVAWDVDKEDWRTFRVDRIEEEPTPGARFTPREPPAEDLASYVARQLSVAPYPHEARLIMHAPYDVVAARTSYGSVHLERIDDERTRLTVGAPSLEDVGLWIAMIGVDFEVEGPEELRQHLRATAGRLLRAAGDT, encoded by the coding sequence ATGCTGGAGACCTCGGCCCGTCTGCTCAAGCTGCTGTCGCTGTTGCAGGTGCGCCGCGACTGGACCGGGGCGGACCTCGCGCACCGGCTCGGCGTCGACGTCCGGACCGTGCGGCGCGACGTCGACAAGCTGCGCACCCTCGGCTACCCGGTCAACGCCGCGCCGGGCGTGTCGGGCGGCTACCAGCTCGGCGCGGGCGCCGAGCTGCCGCCGCTGCTGCTGGACGACGACGAGGCCGTGGCGGTCGCCGTGGGGTTGCGCACGGCGGCCAACGGCAGCGTGGCGGGCATCGAGGAGACGTCCGTGCGGGCGCTGGCCAAGCTGGAGCAGGTGCTGCCGTCCCGGCTGCGGCGGCGGGTGAACGCGCTCCAGGCGCACACCATCGCGCTGCCGACGCGCGGGGCGCAGGTCGACTCGGCCACGTTGACCGCGATCGCCATCGCGTGCCGCGACCACCAGCGGCTGCGGTTCCCCTACGCCGGGCGCGACGGCGGCACGAAGCGGCACGTGGAGCCGCTGGGCCTGGCCCACACCGGGCGGCGGTGGTACCTGGTGGCGTGGGACGTGGACAAGGAGGACTGGCGCACGTTCCGGGTGGACCGGATCGAGGAGGAGCCGACCCCCGGAGCCCGCTTCACCCCGCGCGAGCCGCCGGCGGAGGACCTGGCGTCGTACGTGGCGCGGCAGCTGTCCGTCGCGCCGTACCCGCACGAGGCCCGGCTGATCATGCACGCGCCGTACGACGTGGTCGCGGCCCGCACCTCGTACGGCTCGGTGCACCTGGAGCGGATCGACGACGAGCGGACCCGGCTGACCGTCGGCGCGCCGTCGTTGGAGGACGTCGGCCTGTGGATCGCGATGATCGGCGTCGACTTCGAGGTGGAAGGCCCGGAGGAGCTGCGGCAGCACCTCCGGGCCACCGCCGGGCGCCTGCTGCGCGCGGCCGGCGACACCTGA
- a CDS encoding helix-turn-helix domain-containing protein: MERKARRAASTRRACPTCGALIAADNTDRLCQRCRRNARTELYGPPEVPGDFWDHEAMAAAFSDRDMGALLAAYRHHPQHVSRVTQDRLASWLGISQAQLSRYETGENPIDRIDRLRHFARALGVPADRLWFDRVGIPSQADADRGAPPDVLAAAWDASSIARSVEETARNDLAISRRAALTGAAAVAMGPALVEPLQRWLHPLQPLSKWSSSAAISEEELAALQRVADGLRGWGGRGGYGLARKAVLGQLEELAERLSRAPAGPTTERAFFIGAELSKVAASMSWDAGMHDAAQRYYVLGVRMAKAGRNDPFAALCLAAMARQMFDLGRPEDGLELVQLGQYGTRRNATPTLQALLLTREAWAYAQMGRVREFHRAVGQAQDSFAQRRPGSDPWWLDSFDEAELEGVIGARMRDLAGHDPRQAPMAEQHIRRALDLRDPARVRNRAFDVIGLARTKMVAGEPEEACGLIQQVLPTAAGLASGRVVRKLQDFAKEAERHRDLAVVRDTREAIRGVRTA, encoded by the coding sequence ATGGAACGGAAAGCTCGAAGAGCAGCCAGTACCAGGCGCGCATGCCCGACGTGCGGGGCGCTGATCGCCGCCGACAACACCGACCGGCTCTGCCAGCGTTGTCGCCGCAACGCGCGGACCGAGCTCTACGGACCACCCGAGGTGCCCGGGGACTTCTGGGACCACGAGGCGATGGCCGCCGCGTTCTCCGACCGGGACATGGGCGCCCTCCTCGCCGCCTACCGGCACCACCCCCAGCACGTCAGTCGAGTCACCCAAGACCGCCTGGCGTCCTGGCTGGGGATCTCCCAGGCGCAGCTGTCGCGGTACGAGACCGGCGAGAACCCGATCGACCGGATCGACCGGCTGCGCCACTTCGCCAGGGCGCTCGGCGTCCCGGCCGACCGGCTGTGGTTCGACCGCGTCGGAATCCCAAGCCAGGCGGACGCCGATCGCGGCGCCCCGCCCGATGTGCTCGCCGCGGCGTGGGACGCGTCGAGCATTGCCAGATCGGTCGAGGAGACGGCGAGGAACGACTTGGCGATCAGCAGACGAGCGGCGCTCACCGGAGCCGCCGCGGTGGCGATGGGTCCCGCACTGGTCGAACCGTTGCAGCGGTGGCTGCACCCCTTGCAGCCCCTGTCCAAGTGGTCGTCCAGCGCGGCGATCAGCGAGGAGGAGCTGGCGGCGTTGCAGCGCGTCGCCGACGGGCTGCGCGGGTGGGGCGGTCGGGGCGGGTACGGGTTGGCGCGCAAGGCGGTGCTCGGGCAGTTGGAGGAGCTGGCCGAGCGGCTGTCGCGGGCGCCGGCGGGCCCCACCACGGAACGGGCCTTCTTCATCGGGGCCGAGCTGTCCAAGGTGGCGGCCAGCATGTCGTGGGACGCGGGCATGCACGACGCCGCGCAGCGGTACTACGTGCTCGGGGTGCGCATGGCGAAGGCCGGGCGCAACGACCCGTTCGCCGCCCTGTGCCTGGCGGCGATGGCCAGGCAGATGTTCGACCTGGGCCGGCCCGAGGACGGTCTGGAGCTGGTCCAGCTCGGCCAGTACGGCACGCGGCGCAACGCCACCCCGACGTTGCAGGCGCTCCTGCTGACCCGGGAGGCGTGGGCCTACGCGCAGATGGGTCGGGTGCGGGAGTTCCACCGGGCGGTCGGGCAGGCGCAGGACAGCTTCGCCCAGCGGCGGCCCGGTTCGGACCCGTGGTGGCTGGACTCGTTCGACGAGGCGGAGCTGGAAGGGGTCATCGGGGCTCGGATGCGCGACCTGGCCGGGCACGACCCGAGGCAGGCGCCGATGGCGGAGCAGCACATCCGGCGGGCGCTCGACCTGCGCGACCCGGCGAGGGTGCGCAACCGGGCGTTCGACGTCATCGGGTTGGCCCGCACGAAGATGGTGGCGGGCGAACCCGAGGAGGCGTGCGGCCTCATCCAGCAGGTGCTGCCGACGGCGGCGGGCCTGGCGTCCGGGCGGGTGGTGCGCAAGCTGCAGGACTTCGCCAAGGAGGCCGAGCGGCACCGCGACCTGGCGGTCGTGCGCGACACCCGTGAAGCGATCCGCGGGGTCCGGACGGCCTAG
- a CDS encoding Rieske (2Fe-2S) protein — MDRRTLLCGLLALTAGVTSTACGTGEPARRPGVGSARAGDRVAGLADVPVGSGALVDVGGDGQLLLVRPSESEVRAFNPACPHQGTTVNPPAGGTISCPTHRSAFDPATGAVLSGPSPRGLAEVAVAVSGPDVVLS; from the coding sequence GTGGACCGACGGACGTTGCTGTGCGGCCTGCTCGCCCTGACCGCGGGCGTGACGTCGACCGCCTGCGGCACGGGCGAGCCGGCGCGTCGGCCCGGCGTCGGCTCGGCCCGTGCGGGCGACCGGGTGGCCGGGCTCGCGGACGTCCCGGTGGGCTCCGGCGCACTGGTCGACGTCGGCGGCGACGGCCAGTTGCTGCTGGTCAGGCCGTCGGAGTCGGAGGTGCGGGCGTTCAACCCGGCCTGTCCGCACCAGGGCACGACGGTGAACCCGCCCGCCGGCGGCACGATCAGCTGCCCCACGCACCGCAGCGCGTTCGACCCGGCGACCGGCGCGGTGCTGTCCGGCCCGTCGCCGCGCGGGCTGGCCGAGGTGGCGGTGGCCGTGTCCGGCCCGGACGTGGTGCTTTCCTGA
- a CDS encoding Rieske (2Fe-2S) protein, with product MSSLEKTGLSRRSMLCGVLVALAVPGGLAACGSEPTPGGTGTTGGTTPGGGTTPAGPPIIAALADVPEGGGLIAGNPANGKPLVLVRTGETVKAFDATCPHQGTAVSPPEGDVITCPNHGSTFNASDGAVTKGPATKGLAEVPVKVEAGQVVPA from the coding sequence TTGAGTTCCTTGGAGAAGACAGGGCTGTCCCGGCGCTCGATGCTGTGCGGCGTGCTGGTCGCGCTGGCGGTGCCGGGCGGCCTCGCCGCGTGCGGCAGCGAACCCACCCCGGGCGGGACCGGCACGACCGGCGGGACCACGCCGGGCGGCGGCACCACCCCGGCCGGCCCTCCGATCATCGCGGCGCTGGCCGACGTGCCCGAGGGCGGCGGCCTGATCGCCGGCAACCCGGCCAACGGCAAGCCGCTCGTGCTGGTGCGCACCGGCGAGACGGTCAAGGCCTTCGACGCCACCTGCCCGCACCAGGGCACCGCCGTGTCGCCGCCGGAGGGCGACGTGATCACGTGCCCGAACCACGGCAGCACCTTCAACGCCTCGGACGGCGCGGTGACCAAGGGCCCGGCCACGAAGGGCCTGGCGGAGGTGCCGGTGAAGGTGGAGGCCGGCCAGGTCGTGCCCGCCTGA
- the uvrC gene encoding excinuclease ABC subunit UvrC → MADPSTYRPATGTIPEAPGVYKFRDAGGRVVYVGKAKSLRQRLNSYFADVAGLHPRTRQMVTTAASVEWTVVGTEVEALQLEYNWIKEFDPRFNVRYRDDKSYPVLAVTLNEEFPRLHVYRGPRRKGVRYFGPYAHAWAIRETLDLLLRVFPARTCSAGVFKRHGQIGRPCLLGYIDKCSAPCVGRVSPDEHRDIVEDFCDFLAGRTDSMVRRLEREMTAAAEELEFEKAARLRDDQAALKRALEKQAVVLGDGTDADVVAFAQDDLEVSVQVFHVRGGRVRGQRGWVVDKVDETGVTGLVDQFVTQFYGEQVESARASGVESAPVPREVLVPELPDDAEAVEKWLSDLRGSRVALRVPQRGDKRALMETVERNAKEAFQQHKLRRAGDLTARSAALQELQEALGLDTAPLRIECTDISHVQGTDVVASLVVFEDGLARKSEYRRFAVREGAEQGDVGSIAEVVRRRFQAYLRDNKDTGGATPGIDPETGKPRRFAYAPNLLVVDGGAPQAQVASDVLAELGITDVAVVGLAKRLEEVWVPGEPDPVILPRTSEALYLLQRVRDEAHRFAIAYHRQKRSKRMTTSALDDVPGLGQTRKAALLKHFGSLKKLREASVDEISGVPGVGRRTAEAVRSTLGAAGTGVPSTESKIGPPAAEPVVEHRQEHK, encoded by the coding sequence GTGGCCGATCCGTCGACCTATCGCCCTGCGACAGGCACCATCCCCGAAGCCCCCGGCGTCTACAAGTTCCGCGACGCCGGCGGCCGCGTGGTGTACGTCGGCAAGGCCAAGAGCCTGCGCCAACGCCTGAACTCCTACTTCGCCGACGTCGCCGGCCTGCACCCGCGCACCCGGCAGATGGTGACCACCGCCGCGAGCGTCGAGTGGACCGTCGTCGGCACCGAGGTCGAGGCACTCCAGCTGGAGTACAACTGGATCAAGGAGTTCGACCCGCGCTTCAACGTCCGCTACCGCGACGACAAGTCGTACCCGGTCCTGGCCGTGACGTTGAACGAGGAGTTCCCCCGCCTGCACGTCTACCGCGGCCCGCGCCGCAAGGGCGTGCGCTACTTCGGCCCGTACGCGCACGCCTGGGCGATCCGCGAGACGCTGGACCTGCTGCTGCGCGTCTTCCCGGCGCGCACCTGCTCGGCGGGCGTGTTCAAGCGCCACGGCCAGATCGGCCGCCCCTGCCTGCTCGGCTACATCGACAAGTGCTCCGCGCCGTGCGTGGGCCGGGTCAGCCCGGACGAGCACCGCGACATCGTCGAGGACTTCTGCGACTTCCTGGCCGGCCGGACGGACTCGATGGTGCGCCGCCTCGAACGCGAGATGACCGCCGCCGCCGAGGAGCTGGAGTTCGAGAAGGCCGCCCGCCTGCGCGACGACCAGGCCGCCCTCAAGCGGGCGCTGGAGAAGCAGGCCGTCGTCCTCGGCGACGGCACGGACGCCGACGTGGTCGCGTTCGCGCAGGACGACCTGGAGGTGTCGGTCCAGGTCTTCCACGTGCGCGGCGGCCGGGTGCGCGGCCAGCGCGGCTGGGTGGTCGACAAGGTCGACGAGACCGGCGTGACCGGCCTGGTGGACCAGTTCGTCACCCAGTTCTACGGCGAGCAGGTCGAGTCGGCGCGGGCCAGCGGCGTGGAGTCGGCGCCGGTGCCGCGCGAGGTGCTGGTGCCGGAGCTGCCCGACGACGCCGAGGCCGTCGAGAAGTGGCTGTCGGACCTGCGCGGCAGCAGGGTCGCGCTGCGGGTGCCGCAGCGGGGCGACAAGCGGGCGCTGATGGAGACCGTGGAGCGCAACGCCAAGGAGGCGTTCCAGCAGCACAAGCTGCGCCGCGCGGGCGACCTGACGGCCCGCTCGGCGGCGCTGCAGGAGCTTCAGGAGGCGCTGGGCCTGGACACGGCCCCGCTGCGCATCGAGTGCACCGACATCAGCCACGTGCAGGGCACGGACGTGGTCGCGTCGCTGGTGGTCTTCGAGGACGGCCTGGCGCGCAAGTCCGAGTACCGCCGGTTCGCCGTGCGGGAGGGCGCCGAGCAGGGCGACGTCGGCTCGATCGCCGAGGTGGTGCGCCGCCGGTTCCAGGCCTACCTGCGCGACAACAAGGACACCGGCGGCGCCACGCCCGGCATCGACCCGGAGACCGGCAAGCCGCGCAGGTTCGCGTACGCGCCGAACCTGCTGGTGGTGGACGGCGGCGCGCCCCAGGCGCAGGTAGCCTCCGACGTCTTGGCGGAGCTGGGCATCACCGACGTCGCCGTGGTCGGCCTGGCGAAGCGGCTGGAGGAGGTGTGGGTGCCCGGCGAACCGGACCCGGTGATCCTGCCCCGCACCAGCGAGGCCCTGTACCTGCTGCAACGGGTGCGCGACGAGGCGCACCGGTTCGCGATCGCCTACCACCGGCAGAAGCGGTCCAAGCGGATGACCACCTCGGCGCTGGACGACGTCCCGGGCCTGGGCCAGACGCGCAAGGCCGCGTTGTTGAAGCACTTCGGCTCGCTGAAGAAGTTGCGCGAGGCGAGCGTCGACGAGATCAGCGGTGTGCCCGGAGTGGGCCGGCGCACCGCGGAGGCCGTGCGCTCGACGTTGGGCGCGGCGGGCACCGGAGTGCCGTCGACGGAGTCGAAGATCGGACCACCGGCGGCCGAGCCGGTGGTCGAACACCGACAGGAGCACAAGTGA
- the rapZ gene encoding RNase adapter RapZ, whose protein sequence is MEVAVVTGLSGAGRSTAAKCLEDLGWFVVDNLPPELIATMVELGAQARGAITRVAVVMDVRSRAFTEDLAAVIKDLDARGYKPKVLFLEATDDVLIRRFESVRRGHPLQADGRLADGIEAERVLLTPLREEADLVLDTSALSVHQLRAKIEDTFGTESATRTRVTVLSFGYKYGLPMDADLVMDVRFLPNPFWIPELREQTGLDGDVRNYVLTQEGAEEFLDRYHELLRLIGAGYRREGKRYLTLAVGCTGGKHRSVAISEELAGRLASEDGMAVKVVHRDLGRE, encoded by the coding sequence ATCGAAGTCGCGGTGGTGACGGGCCTGTCGGGGGCGGGCCGCAGCACGGCCGCGAAGTGCCTGGAGGACCTGGGCTGGTTCGTGGTGGACAACCTGCCGCCCGAGCTGATCGCGACCATGGTGGAGCTCGGCGCGCAGGCCAGGGGCGCGATCACCAGGGTCGCGGTGGTGATGGACGTGCGCAGCCGCGCGTTCACCGAGGACCTGGCGGCGGTCATCAAGGACCTGGACGCGCGCGGCTACAAGCCGAAGGTGCTGTTCCTGGAGGCCACCGACGACGTGCTGATCCGCCGGTTCGAGTCGGTGCGGCGCGGCCACCCGCTGCAGGCGGACGGCCGGCTGGCCGACGGCATCGAGGCCGAGCGGGTCCTCCTGACGCCGCTGCGGGAGGAGGCCGACCTGGTGCTGGACACCTCGGCGCTGTCGGTGCACCAGCTGCGGGCCAAGATCGAGGACACCTTCGGCACCGAGTCGGCGACCCGCACCCGCGTCACGGTGCTGTCCTTCGGCTACAAGTACGGCCTGCCGATGGACGCCGACCTGGTGATGGACGTGCGGTTCCTGCCGAACCCGTTCTGGATCCCGGAGCTGCGCGAGCAGACCGGCCTGGACGGCGACGTGCGCAACTACGTGCTCACGCAGGAGGGCGCGGAGGAGTTCCTGGACCGCTACCACGAGCTGCTGCGGCTGATCGGCGCCGGCTACCGGCGCGAGGGCAAGCGGTACCTGACCCTGGCGGTCGGCTGCACCGGCGGCAAGCACCGCAGCGTGGCCATCTCCGAGGAGCTCGCGGGCCGGTTGGCCAGCGAGGACGGCATGGCCGTCAAGGTCGTGCACCGGGACCTGGGACGCGAGTGA
- a CDS encoding gluconeogenesis factor YvcK family protein: protein MSFRAVALGGGHGLHATLTALRRVTDDLTAVVTVADDGGSSGRLRRELGLLPPGDLRKAMVALAGADESSALWSTLFQHRFGGTGALAGHAVGNLVLAGLFEQLGDPVAVLREAGRLLGVRGRVLPMCTEPLSIEADVTGLDDDADVVRRIRGQVAVATTPGRVQRIRLNGPGGPGEAPRGCPEAVEAVLAADVVVLGPGSWFTSVLPHLLVPELHDALVRTSARKVVVLNLVPQPGETDGFSPELHLDVLRAHAPALRVDAVIADVDAVPVPDRLRRAAAALGAAAHLAPIAVAGAPDRHDPTALASSITRALAGPGDETGGASSTTLQEDRTSRGGEAPWR from the coding sequence GTGAGCTTCAGAGCGGTCGCGCTGGGCGGTGGGCACGGGCTGCACGCCACGCTCACCGCCCTGCGCCGGGTGACCGACGACCTGACGGCCGTGGTGACGGTCGCGGACGACGGCGGCTCCTCGGGGCGGCTGCGCCGCGAGCTGGGCCTGCTGCCGCCCGGCGACCTGCGCAAGGCGATGGTGGCGCTGGCGGGCGCCGACGAGTCGAGCGCGCTGTGGTCGACGCTGTTCCAGCACCGCTTCGGCGGCACCGGCGCGCTCGCCGGGCACGCCGTCGGCAACCTGGTGCTGGCGGGCCTGTTCGAGCAGCTCGGCGACCCGGTGGCGGTGCTGCGGGAAGCGGGCAGGCTGCTCGGCGTGCGCGGTCGCGTGCTGCCGATGTGCACCGAGCCGCTGTCGATCGAGGCCGACGTGACCGGGCTGGACGACGACGCCGACGTGGTGCGCCGCATCCGGGGCCAGGTCGCGGTCGCCACCACGCCGGGACGCGTGCAGCGGATCCGGCTCAACGGGCCGGGCGGCCCCGGCGAGGCGCCGCGCGGCTGCCCGGAGGCGGTGGAGGCGGTGCTCGCCGCGGACGTCGTGGTGCTCGGCCCCGGCTCGTGGTTCACCAGCGTGCTGCCGCACCTGCTCGTGCCCGAGCTGCACGACGCCCTGGTGCGCACGTCGGCGCGGAAGGTGGTCGTGCTCAACCTCGTCCCCCAACCGGGGGAAACCGACGGCTTCTCGCCGGAGCTGCACCTGGACGTCCTGCGCGCGCACGCGCCCGCCCTGCGGGTGGACGCGGTGATCGCGGACGTCGACGCGGTGCCCGTTCCGGACCGGCTGCGCAGGGCCGCCGCAGCTCTCGGCGCTGCGGCGCACCTCGCGCCCATCGCCGTGGCCGGCGCGCCCGACCGGCACGACCCGACCGCGCTGGCGTCGAGCATCACCCGGGCGTTGGCCGGCCCTGGTGACGAGACCGGCGGGGCGTCGAGTACAACCCTCCAGGAAGACCGGACGAGCAGGGGAGGCGAGGCGCCGTGGCGATGA
- the whiA gene encoding DNA-binding protein WhiA, with translation MAMTSAVKDELSRLAVSKTCCRRAEVASLLRFAGGLHIVGGRVVVEAELDLGSTARRLRREIHELYGHQSDVFTITSSGLRKGTRFVVRVVKDGEGLARQTGLLDPRGRPVRGLPAPVVSGGVCDAEAAWRGAFLAHGSLTEPGRSSSMEVTCPGPEAALALVGAARRMGIGSKSREVRGAERVVIRDGDAIGAMLTRLGAHDSVLAWEERRMRREVRATANRLANFDDANLRRSARAAVAAAARVQRALEILGAEAPDHLAAAGALRLAHRQASLEELGQLSDPQMTKDAVAGRIRRLLAMADKRAKELGMPDTESAVTADMLDAEV, from the coding sequence GTGGCGATGACGTCGGCGGTGAAGGACGAGCTGAGCAGGCTGGCCGTCTCGAAGACCTGCTGTCGCCGCGCGGAGGTCGCCTCGTTGCTGCGGTTCGCGGGCGGGCTGCACATCGTGGGCGGCCGGGTGGTCGTCGAGGCGGAGCTGGACCTGGGCTCGACGGCGCGTCGGCTGCGCCGCGAGATCCACGAGCTGTACGGGCACCAGTCGGACGTGTTCACCATCACGTCCAGCGGGTTGCGCAAGGGCACCCGGTTCGTGGTGCGCGTGGTGAAGGACGGCGAGGGGCTGGCCAGGCAGACGGGTCTGCTGGACCCGCGCGGGCGCCCGGTCCGCGGCCTGCCCGCGCCGGTGGTGTCGGGCGGGGTGTGCGACGCGGAGGCGGCGTGGCGGGGCGCGTTCCTGGCGCACGGCTCGCTGACCGAGCCGGGCCGCTCGTCGTCGATGGAGGTGACCTGCCCGGGGCCGGAGGCGGCGTTGGCGCTGGTCGGCGCGGCGCGGCGGATGGGCATCGGCTCGAAGTCGCGCGAGGTGCGCGGCGCGGAGCGCGTGGTGATAAGGGATGGCGACGCGATCGGCGCGATGCTGACCAGGCTCGGCGCGCACGACAGCGTGCTGGCCTGGGAGGAGCGCCGGATGCGCCGCGAGGTGCGCGCGACGGCGAACCGCCTGGCGAACTTCGACGACGCCAACCTGCGCCGCTCGGCCCGTGCCGCCGTGGCCGCCGCCGCCCGCGTGCAGCGCGCGCTGGAGATCCTGGGCGCCGAGGCGCCGGACCACCTGGCCGCCGCGGGCGCGCTGCGCCTGGCCCACCGCCAGGCGTCCCTGGAGGAGCTGGGCCAGCTGTCCGACCCGCAGATGACCAAGGACGCGGTCGCGGGCCGCATCCGCCGCCTGCTGGCGATGGCGGACAAGCGGGCCAAGGAGCTGGGCATGCCCGACACCGAGTCCGCCGTGACCGCCGACATGCTCGACGCCGAGGTCTGA